From the Gramella sp. Hel_I_59 genome, one window contains:
- a CDS encoding M12 family metallopeptidase, whose product MTKLKSLLLLSAFAMISCSEDSTSELATAENETQITSTESKDDITEIAFPDSKGTATDVYYTGIKMAVENVNGNYIFEGDIMIPKGKASKSPVNLVLEKGDEVSQAKSVGRTSAYWEDNTVYYEIDSRLGNQDRVFDAISHWEANTNLEFVKRSGQSDYIYFTPGSGCSSYVGKVGGKQNITLADACSTGNTIHEIGHAIGLWHEQSRVDRDKHITINFENIQTGREYNFQTYQENNFDGDEFTTNLDFGSIMMYSPYAFSKNGQPTITKTDGNTYSVQRSQLSNGDVTGINAMYPSSNGGEEKPTQNYINGEYYTIEGLTVLRYYDQWYYNMGWYGWKRVELIEGVWYFA is encoded by the coding sequence ATGACAAAATTAAAGAGTTTACTCCTGCTATCAGCTTTTGCAATGATAAGCTGTAGCGAGGATTCAACTTCAGAACTTGCAACTGCTGAAAATGAAACCCAGATCACTTCAACAGAATCAAAAGATGATATTACCGAGATTGCATTTCCAGATTCTAAAGGAACTGCTACTGATGTTTATTATACAGGTATTAAAATGGCTGTAGAGAATGTCAACGGTAATTATATTTTTGAAGGGGATATTATGATTCCCAAGGGTAAAGCTTCTAAAAGCCCTGTAAATTTAGTTTTAGAAAAAGGAGATGAGGTATCTCAAGCTAAAAGTGTTGGTAGAACTTCAGCTTACTGGGAAGATAATACAGTGTACTACGAAATTGATTCCAGGCTAGGCAACCAGGATCGCGTATTCGATGCTATTAGCCATTGGGAAGCAAACACTAATCTCGAATTCGTGAAAAGATCTGGTCAGTCAGACTATATTTATTTCACTCCGGGATCAGGTTGTTCTTCTTATGTTGGAAAAGTTGGCGGGAAGCAGAATATTACTCTAGCCGATGCTTGTTCCACTGGTAACACCATTCATGAAATTGGACATGCCATTGGCCTTTGGCACGAACAAAGCCGAGTGGATAGAGATAAGCATATTACTATCAACTTTGAAAATATTCAAACAGGTAGAGAATACAATTTCCAGACTTACCAGGAAAATAACTTTGATGGTGATGAGTTTACAACCAATTTAGATTTTGGTTCTATCATGATGTATAGCCCATACGCATTCTCTAAAAATGGTCAACCTACGATCACTAAGACTGATGGTAACACCTATAGTGTTCAGAGATCTCAGCTGTCCAACGGTGATGTTACAGGGATTAATGCTATGTACCCTTCATCTAATGGTGGGGAAGAGAAACCAACTCAGAACTATATAAACGGAGAATACTACACTATCGAAGGTCTTACAGTTTTAAGATATTACGATCAATGGTACTATAATATGGGCTGGTACGGTTGGAAACGTGTTGAGTTGATAGAAGGTGTCTGGTATTTTGCTTAA
- a CDS encoding M12 family metallopeptidase yields the protein MKNLKFILAVPLLAFVACNEENYDDSNTGMSETSSFQNDEFTEIAFPNESGTVSDIYFAGRKLPVEELNGKYVYQGDIFLSEDNISKTPLDLVLNADEDVLVTDKSVGRTKFFWPENVVYYNIDPALPNQQRVSDAIAHWESNTAVKFVQRSSEANYVYFTPGGGCSSYVGMVGGRQPITLADGCSTGNTIHEIGHAVGLWHEQSRADRDQTITVNFNNILSGREHNFYTYVEAGYDGADYTAGLDLGSIMMYSPYSFSANGQPTITRKDGSLYSVQRSVLSSGDQEGIEVMYPGEEEPAPTEPEPTEPEPTNPEPEYINGEWYVIEGVMVLRNNDTWYVEKGKNLREVELINGRWRFVK from the coding sequence ATGAAAAACCTAAAATTTATTTTAGCTGTTCCGTTATTGGCATTTGTCGCCTGTAACGAAGAGAATTATGATGATTCTAATACTGGAATGAGCGAAACCAGTTCCTTCCAGAACGATGAGTTTACAGAAATTGCATTTCCGAACGAATCTGGAACTGTTTCTGATATTTATTTTGCGGGAAGAAAACTTCCAGTAGAAGAATTAAATGGCAAGTATGTATACCAGGGAGATATTTTTCTTTCAGAAGATAATATTTCTAAAACTCCATTAGATCTGGTTTTAAATGCTGATGAAGATGTACTAGTCACTGATAAAAGTGTTGGACGTACAAAATTCTTCTGGCCTGAGAATGTAGTCTATTATAACATAGATCCTGCATTACCTAACCAACAGAGAGTTTCAGACGCAATTGCGCACTGGGAAAGCAATACTGCTGTAAAATTCGTGCAACGATCTTCAGAAGCTAACTATGTTTATTTCACGCCCGGAGGAGGATGTTCTTCTTACGTGGGTATGGTAGGAGGTAGACAACCAATTACTCTTGCAGATGGTTGTTCAACTGGAAACACAATACATGAGATTGGTCATGCCGTTGGATTATGGCATGAACAGAGTAGAGCTGACAGGGATCAAACCATTACGGTAAATTTTAATAATATCCTTTCAGGAAGAGAACATAATTTTTATACGTACGTAGAGGCCGGTTATGATGGCGCAGATTATACTGCTGGTCTGGATCTTGGATCAATTATGATGTATAGTCCTTATTCATTTTCTGCCAATGGACAGCCTACGATCACACGAAAAGATGGATCCCTATATTCTGTTCAACGTTCTGTACTTTCCAGTGGTGATCAGGAAGGTATTGAAGTGATGTATCCAGGAGAAGAGGAGCCGGCACCTACAGAGCCAGAACCAACCGAACCTGAACCAACGAATCCAGAGCCAGAATATATTAATGGGGAATGGTACGTTATTGAAGGTGTTATGGTTTTAAGAAACAATGATACATGGTATGTTGAAAAAGGTAAAAACCTAAGGGAAGTTGAGCTAATTAACGGAAGATGGAGATTCGTTAAATAA
- a CDS encoding acyl carrier protein phosphodiesterase — translation MADSIKGKKYRKYGSQIQKGIILHRAIDFYTDTHPVFKESSHRLSERYRHYSGIIVDIFYDHFLAANWKDYCDIPLEEYTIQFYELLKLNYEVLPPNVKNFLPYMIEQNWLLSYASIDGIQSVLNGMNKRTKLKSGMDQATDELKLHYDEFENEFRQFFKDVQRFSDQKLEEISSEK, via the coding sequence ATGGCAGATTCCATCAAAGGGAAAAAATATCGCAAATATGGCTCTCAAATTCAGAAAGGTATAATTCTTCATCGTGCAATCGACTTTTATACCGATACTCATCCGGTTTTTAAAGAAAGTAGTCATCGTTTGTCTGAAAGATACCGGCATTATAGCGGTATCATAGTAGACATTTTTTATGATCATTTCCTGGCAGCTAACTGGAAAGACTATTGTGATATACCATTGGAGGAATATACCATACAGTTCTATGAGCTACTGAAGCTTAACTACGAGGTTCTACCTCCAAATGTCAAGAATTTTCTCCCATATATGATTGAACAAAACTGGCTTTTGAGTTATGCCTCTATAGATGGAATTCAAAGTGTTTTGAATGGTATGAATAAAAGAACGAAGCTAAAATCTGGTATGGATCAGGCTACAGATGAACTAAAATTACATTATGATGAATTTGAAAATGAGTTTAGGCAATTTTTCAAGGATGTACAGCGCTTTTCAGATCAAAAACTGGAAGAAATAAGTTCTGAAAAATAA